In Cicer arietinum cultivar CDC Frontier isolate Library 1 chromosome 7, Cicar.CDCFrontier_v2.0, whole genome shotgun sequence, a single window of DNA contains:
- the LOC101508920 gene encoding uncharacterized protein isoform X1: MEFIQSRVEPWMREQGAKFMKVSWGPLQWRMRWPWTNHREQKKRIKEEYQRRRKQLNDLCLALKTDSLSDLQDLLCCMVLSECVYKRPATEMIRAVNKFKADFGGQIVALERVQPSSDHVPHRYLLAEAGDTLFASFIGTKQYKDVIADANILQGAIFHEDAAEESDEHASTESDKGESQSGKEYMWNPLESRSKQMKSKYKPAAHRGFMARAKGIPALELYRLAQKKKRKLVLCGHSLGGAVAALATLAILRVIAASSSSKENGNVSIKCITFSQPPVGNAALKDYINRKGWQHYFKSYCIPEDLVPRILSPAYFSHYNAQPVPVPSENETDSLLLREQEEGVVKPKANDGEQLVLGVGPVQRSFWRLSRLVPLEGLRRQFSKRQERRINSVETNSLPDSLANTLIEDEVVQPRSLEIQEGSDGISLKPFPETDKHSLEVSTNGKTNAKSNPINGDKGKWNSVPYLPSYVPFGQLYLLGNSSVESLSGAEYSKLTSVRSVLAELREKFQSHSMKSYRSRFQRIFDLCMNDDASSFLGIEQWQQVSHLQQWLGLAAADTVELGHIVESPIIRTATSIVPLGWNGVPGAKNGEPLKVDVTGFGLHLCTLVHAQVNGDWCSTTVESFPSAPNYSSNQEIQPEIQKMRILIGAPQRTPPKHQTVLDSLMPAFSSVDSETAGSSGPAHKDKFVCPESLTNFLIFCTSDFTTVSKEVHVRTRRVRLVGLEGSGKTTLLKAILSKGKPSTATYEDAVSDIDVQEVIADGLCYCDSAGINMQELNSETSRFRDELWVGIRDLNRKTDLIVLVHNLSHSIPRYSDSNGTQQKPVLSLFLDEAKCLGIPWVLAITNKFAVSAHHQKAAIDAALKAYQVSPSSAEVINSCPYVMPGFAGASLSWDANNAESNTRVGAQKVLFAPINFVRRPFLKKEIVLPVEGVSTLCQQIHRVLRSHEESSFQELARDRLMMELAREQGISIDASRDKAISLNSAAVGASVGAGLGIVLAIVMGAASALRKP, from the exons ATGGAGTTCATCCAAAGCCGTGTGGAGCCATGGATGAGGGAACAAGGAGCTAAATTCATGAAGGTTTCGTGGGGCCCACTCCAATGGCGTATGAGATGGCCATGGACCAACCACCGCGAACAGAAGAAGCGGATCAAGGAAGAGTACCAACGCCGCCGTAAACAACTCAACGATCTCTGTCTCGCACTCAAAACCGATTCTCTCTCCGATTTGCAGGACCTTCTTTGTTGCATGGTTCTCTCCGAATGCGTTTACAAG AGGCCGGCTACTGAGATGATTCGAGCTGTAAATAAATTTAAGGCTGATTTTGGAGGACAAATTGTTGCTTTGGAGCGGGTGCAACCTTCATCAGATCATGTTCCTCATAG GTATTTATTGGCAGAGGCAGGGGACACTTTATTTGCTTCCTTTATAGGAACAAAGCAATACAA GGATGTAATTGCTGATGCAAATATACTTCAAGGTGCAATCTTTCATGAGGATGCAGCTGAGGAATCCGATGAACATGCTTCAACTGAATCTGATAAGGGTGAAAGCCAAAGTGGAAAAGAATATATGTGGAATCCTCTAGAATCCAGGTCTAAACAAATGAAGAGTAAATATAAACCTGCTGCCCATAGG GGTTTCATGGCTCGTGCTAAAGGAATACCTGCATTGGAATTGTACCGGCTTGCTCAAAAGAAGAAACGCAAGCTTGTTTTATGTGGTCATTCACTTGGAGGAGCA GTAGCGGCATTAGCTACTCTTGCCATTTTGAGAGTAATTGCTGCTTCATCTTCATCAAAGGAAAATGGGAATGTCTCTATCAAATGTATTACATTTTCTCAACCACCTGTTGGAAATGCTGCTTTGAAGGA CTACATTAATAGAAAGGGTTGGCAGCATTATTTCAAGAGTTACTGCATCCCAGAAGATTTGGTTCCCCGTATTTTATCTCCAGCATATTTTAGCCATTATAATGCTCAGCCTGTGCCAGTGCCTTCTGAAAATGAAACTGACAGCTTATTATTGAGAGAACAAGAGGAAGGGGTAGTAAAGCCAAAAGCAAATGATGGAGAACAGTTGGTTTTGGGAGTAGGTCCTGTGCAGAGATCCTTCTGGAGACTCTCAAGGTTAGTCCCTTTAGAAGGATTGCGTAGACAATTTAGTAAACGCCAAGAAAGAAGAATCAATTCTGTTGAAACAAATTCATTGCCCGATTCTCTTGCTAATACCTTGATTGAGGATGAAGTGGTTCAACCACGGTCACTTGAAATACAAGAGGGTTCTGATGGCATATCACTCAAGCCTTTTCCTGAAACTGATAAACATTCATTGGAGGTTTCCACAAATGGGAAAACAAATGCAAAGAGCAACCCCATAAATGGTGATAAAGGAAAATGGAACAGTGTACCTTATTTaccatcatatgtaccatttgGACAG CTTTATTTATTGGGGAATTCCTCTGTAGAGTCACTATCTGGTGCAGAGTACTCGAAGTTGACATCG GTCAGATCAGTGCTTGCCGAATTGAGGGAAAAGTTTCAATCACATTCAATGAAATCATATCGATCTCGGTTTCAGAG AATCTTTGACTTATGTATGAATGATGATGCATCGTCTTTCTTAGGGATTGAGCAATGGCAACAGGTTTCTCATCTACAGCAATGGCTTGGGCTTGCAGCTGCAGACACTGTTGAGCTTGGGCATATAGTAGAGTCTCCTATTATTCGTACTGCAACTTCTATTGTGCCTCTAGGATGGAATGGTGTGCCTGGAGCAAAAAATGGAGAACCTCTGAAAGTTGATGTTACTGGTTTTGGGTTGCATCTCTGTACACTTGTTCATGCTCAAGTGAATGGTGACTG GTGCTCAACTACTGTTGAATCCTTTCCTTCTGCACCAAACTATTCTTCAAATCAAGAAATTCAGCCTGAGATACAGAAGATGAGAATTTTAATTGGTGCTCCGCAAAGAACACCTCCAAAACATCAAACTGTGTTAGACTCTTTGATGCCTGCTTTTAGTTCTGTTGATTCGGAGACTGCTGGTAGTTCAGGACCTGCTCACAAGGATAAGTTTGTCTGTCCGGAAAGTTTAActaactttttaatattttgcacCAGTGATTTTACAACTGTTTCCAAAGAGGTTCACGTGAGAACCCGTAGAGTACGATTAGTTGGGCTGGAG GGATCTGGTAAAACTACTCTTTTAAAGGCAATCTTGAGTAAAGGTAAACCAAGTACTGCCACTTATGAGGATGCAGTTTCAGATATTGATGTGCAAGAAGTTATTGCTGATGGTTTGTGCTACTGTGACTCTGCCGGAATAAATATGCAG GAACTGAACTCAGAAACCTCTCGCTTCAGGGATGAACTTTGGGTTGGAATCCGAGATCTAAATAGAAAAACAGATTTAATTGTTCTTGTTCATAATCTATCCCATAGTATACCTCGATATAGTGATTCAAACGGTACTCAACAGAAGCCAGTCCTATCACTTTTCTTGGATGAAGCTAAATGCCTTGGAATTCCTTGGGTTCTTGCAATAACAAACAAATTTGCAGTTAGTGCACATCATCAAAAGGCAGCAATTGATGCTGCTTTGAAAGCTTACCAAGTATCTCCTAGCTCAGCTGAAGTTATAAACTCCTGTCCATATGTTATGCCTGGTTTTGCTGGGGCTTCTTTGTCGTGGGATGCAAATAATGCGGAATCCAATACCAGAGTGGGTGCTCAAAAGGTTTTATTTGCTCCTATCAATTTTGTTAGGAGGCCTTTCTTGAAAAAGGAGATTGTTCTTCCAGTTGAAGGTGTCTCCACATTATGTCAGCAAATCCATCGTGTACTTCGCAGTCATGAGGAGTCTTCGTTTCAG GAACTTGCCAGAGATAGACTAATGATGGAGTTAGCTAGAGAACAAGGAATATCAATTGATGCAAGTAGAGATAAGGCAATTTCATTGAATTCGGCTGCCGTGGGTGCATCCGTTGGGGCTGGTCTTGGCATTGTCCTAGCAATTGTGATGGGGGCAGCATCGGCGCTTAGGAAGCCCTAA
- the LOC101508920 gene encoding uncharacterized protein isoform X2 — protein sequence MWNPLESRSKQMKSKYKPAAHRGFMARAKGIPALELYRLAQKKKRKLVLCGHSLGGAVAALATLAILRVIAASSSSKENGNVSIKCITFSQPPVGNAALKDYINRKGWQHYFKSYCIPEDLVPRILSPAYFSHYNAQPVPVPSENETDSLLLREQEEGVVKPKANDGEQLVLGVGPVQRSFWRLSRLVPLEGLRRQFSKRQERRINSVETNSLPDSLANTLIEDEVVQPRSLEIQEGSDGISLKPFPETDKHSLEVSTNGKTNAKSNPINGDKGKWNSVPYLPSYVPFGQLYLLGNSSVESLSGAEYSKLTSVRSVLAELREKFQSHSMKSYRSRFQRIFDLCMNDDASSFLGIEQWQQVSHLQQWLGLAAADTVELGHIVESPIIRTATSIVPLGWNGVPGAKNGEPLKVDVTGFGLHLCTLVHAQVNGDWCSTTVESFPSAPNYSSNQEIQPEIQKMRILIGAPQRTPPKHQTVLDSLMPAFSSVDSETAGSSGPAHKDKFVCPESLTNFLIFCTSDFTTVSKEVHVRTRRVRLVGLEGSGKTTLLKAILSKGKPSTATYEDAVSDIDVQEVIADGLCYCDSAGINMQELNSETSRFRDELWVGIRDLNRKTDLIVLVHNLSHSIPRYSDSNGTQQKPVLSLFLDEAKCLGIPWVLAITNKFAVSAHHQKAAIDAALKAYQVSPSSAEVINSCPYVMPGFAGASLSWDANNAESNTRVGAQKVLFAPINFVRRPFLKKEIVLPVEGVSTLCQQIHRVLRSHEESSFQELARDRLMMELAREQGISIDASRDKAISLNSAAVGASVGAGLGIVLAIVMGAASALRKP from the exons ATGTGGAATCCTCTAGAATCCAGGTCTAAACAAATGAAGAGTAAATATAAACCTGCTGCCCATAGG GGTTTCATGGCTCGTGCTAAAGGAATACCTGCATTGGAATTGTACCGGCTTGCTCAAAAGAAGAAACGCAAGCTTGTTTTATGTGGTCATTCACTTGGAGGAGCA GTAGCGGCATTAGCTACTCTTGCCATTTTGAGAGTAATTGCTGCTTCATCTTCATCAAAGGAAAATGGGAATGTCTCTATCAAATGTATTACATTTTCTCAACCACCTGTTGGAAATGCTGCTTTGAAGGA CTACATTAATAGAAAGGGTTGGCAGCATTATTTCAAGAGTTACTGCATCCCAGAAGATTTGGTTCCCCGTATTTTATCTCCAGCATATTTTAGCCATTATAATGCTCAGCCTGTGCCAGTGCCTTCTGAAAATGAAACTGACAGCTTATTATTGAGAGAACAAGAGGAAGGGGTAGTAAAGCCAAAAGCAAATGATGGAGAACAGTTGGTTTTGGGAGTAGGTCCTGTGCAGAGATCCTTCTGGAGACTCTCAAGGTTAGTCCCTTTAGAAGGATTGCGTAGACAATTTAGTAAACGCCAAGAAAGAAGAATCAATTCTGTTGAAACAAATTCATTGCCCGATTCTCTTGCTAATACCTTGATTGAGGATGAAGTGGTTCAACCACGGTCACTTGAAATACAAGAGGGTTCTGATGGCATATCACTCAAGCCTTTTCCTGAAACTGATAAACATTCATTGGAGGTTTCCACAAATGGGAAAACAAATGCAAAGAGCAACCCCATAAATGGTGATAAAGGAAAATGGAACAGTGTACCTTATTTaccatcatatgtaccatttgGACAG CTTTATTTATTGGGGAATTCCTCTGTAGAGTCACTATCTGGTGCAGAGTACTCGAAGTTGACATCG GTCAGATCAGTGCTTGCCGAATTGAGGGAAAAGTTTCAATCACATTCAATGAAATCATATCGATCTCGGTTTCAGAG AATCTTTGACTTATGTATGAATGATGATGCATCGTCTTTCTTAGGGATTGAGCAATGGCAACAGGTTTCTCATCTACAGCAATGGCTTGGGCTTGCAGCTGCAGACACTGTTGAGCTTGGGCATATAGTAGAGTCTCCTATTATTCGTACTGCAACTTCTATTGTGCCTCTAGGATGGAATGGTGTGCCTGGAGCAAAAAATGGAGAACCTCTGAAAGTTGATGTTACTGGTTTTGGGTTGCATCTCTGTACACTTGTTCATGCTCAAGTGAATGGTGACTG GTGCTCAACTACTGTTGAATCCTTTCCTTCTGCACCAAACTATTCTTCAAATCAAGAAATTCAGCCTGAGATACAGAAGATGAGAATTTTAATTGGTGCTCCGCAAAGAACACCTCCAAAACATCAAACTGTGTTAGACTCTTTGATGCCTGCTTTTAGTTCTGTTGATTCGGAGACTGCTGGTAGTTCAGGACCTGCTCACAAGGATAAGTTTGTCTGTCCGGAAAGTTTAActaactttttaatattttgcacCAGTGATTTTACAACTGTTTCCAAAGAGGTTCACGTGAGAACCCGTAGAGTACGATTAGTTGGGCTGGAG GGATCTGGTAAAACTACTCTTTTAAAGGCAATCTTGAGTAAAGGTAAACCAAGTACTGCCACTTATGAGGATGCAGTTTCAGATATTGATGTGCAAGAAGTTATTGCTGATGGTTTGTGCTACTGTGACTCTGCCGGAATAAATATGCAG GAACTGAACTCAGAAACCTCTCGCTTCAGGGATGAACTTTGGGTTGGAATCCGAGATCTAAATAGAAAAACAGATTTAATTGTTCTTGTTCATAATCTATCCCATAGTATACCTCGATATAGTGATTCAAACGGTACTCAACAGAAGCCAGTCCTATCACTTTTCTTGGATGAAGCTAAATGCCTTGGAATTCCTTGGGTTCTTGCAATAACAAACAAATTTGCAGTTAGTGCACATCATCAAAAGGCAGCAATTGATGCTGCTTTGAAAGCTTACCAAGTATCTCCTAGCTCAGCTGAAGTTATAAACTCCTGTCCATATGTTATGCCTGGTTTTGCTGGGGCTTCTTTGTCGTGGGATGCAAATAATGCGGAATCCAATACCAGAGTGGGTGCTCAAAAGGTTTTATTTGCTCCTATCAATTTTGTTAGGAGGCCTTTCTTGAAAAAGGAGATTGTTCTTCCAGTTGAAGGTGTCTCCACATTATGTCAGCAAATCCATCGTGTACTTCGCAGTCATGAGGAGTCTTCGTTTCAG GAACTTGCCAGAGATAGACTAATGATGGAGTTAGCTAGAGAACAAGGAATATCAATTGATGCAAGTAGAGATAAGGCAATTTCATTGAATTCGGCTGCCGTGGGTGCATCCGTTGGGGCTGGTCTTGGCATTGTCCTAGCAATTGTGATGGGGGCAGCATCGGCGCTTAGGAAGCCCTAA
- the LOC101508605 gene encoding asparagine--tRNA ligase, cytoplasmic 2 codes for MSKQTQTQNKEPGSVGPNSQPLSNFNYSNRVQLKSLFLDRTDGWAELIGQRVVVGGWVKSSKEVEKSSPPPPPPSVTTEYETQAKDVSCVEILQSRIPLIRNIMEVLGGSSSVYRKKLRDTPIAKHLPPPPPKSSTVYLLLTDGSCVATLQVVVDSSVATPSCLLPTGTCILVEGRLERPSTEGKHVIQLQAEKVLHIGTVDIAKYPLSKKRVPLDMLRDYSHFRPRTTTVATVMRVRSALSFATHSFFKDHAFFDVQVPTITTTDCEGFSNMFQVTTTLNQKADKERLSTIYETDGVRLEIVKEAAVEKSKLVETLKRSESNREALAAAIHDLQKTNELASQLEVREKKKLGTALIKDDKGDSSKDFFSSKTYLTVSGRLHLESYASALGNVYSFGPRFQADKTDSAKQAAEMWMVEVEMAFAELMDSMNCANDLFKYLCKWVLENCSEDMKFVGKRIDNTCIDRLRQIISVSPEIISYNEALDVLRKAEDKKSETKFGSNVRLTSDHLSYLADAIYRKPVIIHSYPQDAKPFYVRVNDDKTVAAFDLVVPKVGTIISGGQNEERLTVISSRVSMLNLPREKYEWYLDLRRNGTVKHSGFTLRFDLMVLFITGLSNVRDVIPFPRSYDKANN; via the exons ATGTCCAAACAAACCCAAACACAAAACAAAGAACCCGGTTCAGTAGGACCTAATTCCCAACCCTTGAGTAATTTCAACTACTCGAACCGGGTTCAATTAAAGTCACTTTTTCTAGACCGAACCGACGGTTGGGCGGAGCTTATAGGACAGAGAGTAGTGGTCGGCGGATGGGTGAAGTCGTCGAAAGAAGTTGAGAAGTCATCGCCTCCTCCTCCACCGCCGTCAGTGACGACGGAATATGAAACGCAGGCGAAAGACGTGTCGTGTGTGGAGATTCTTCAATCTCGGATTCCTTTGATTCGTAATATAATGGAAGTATTGGGAGGAAGCAGTTCCGTTTATCGCAAGAAATTACGTGACACTCCAATTGCTAAACATCTTCCTCCTCCACCTCCCAAATCTTCCACCGTTTATCTGCTTCTCACCGACGGTTCCTGCGTTGCCACGCTTCAG GTTGTGGTTGATTCCTCAGTAGCTACACCTAGCTGTCTTTTGCCAACCGGAACTTGTATATTAGTGGAAGGTCGTCTAGAACGACCATCAACAGAAGGGAAGCATGTTATTCAGTTACAGGCTGAAAAAGTTCTTCACATTGGAACAGTAGACATTGCCAAGTATCCATTATCAAAGAAACGAGTTCCACTGGATATGTTAAGAGATTACTCGCATTTTCGACCTCGAACAACTACG GTGGCAACTGTCATGCGAGTTCGCAGTGCTCTATCTTTTGCAACCCACTCATTTTTCAAGGATCATGCATTTTTTGATGTGCAAGTGCCAACAATAACGACCACAGACTGCGAAGGATTTAGCAACATGTTCCAGGTTACTACTACCCTGAATCAGAAAGCAGACAAGGAGAGGCTGAGTACCATTTATGAGACTGATGGTGTTAGACTCGAAATTGTGAAGGAAGCTGCCGTAGAGAAAAGCAAACTGGTTGAAACTTTAAAAAGAAGCGAAAGCAATAGGGAAGCGCTGGCTGCAGCAATTCATGATCTGCAGAAAACTAATGAACTGGCATCGCAATTGGAagtaagagaaaagaaaaaattaggAACTGCATTGATTAAGGATGACAAAGGAGACTCTTCCAAAGATTTTTTCTCTTCCAAAACTTATTTGACTGTCTCTGGTCGCTTACATCTTGAGAGTTATGCATCTGCTCTTGGAAATGTGTACTCGTTTGGACCTAGATTTCAAGCAGATAAAACAGACTCTGCTAAACAAGCTGCAGAAATGTGGATGGTTGAGGTTGAAATGGCTTTTGCTGAATTAATG GATTCCATGAACTGTGCTAATGACTTGTTCAAGTACCTCTGTAAGTGGGTTTTGGAAAATTGCTCTGAAGATATGAAGTTTGTTGGAAAAAGAATTGACAACACTTGCATCGATCGTCTTCGGCAGATTATATCAGTTTCCCCTGAAATAATTTCCTATAACGAAGCTTTAGATGTTCTCAGAAAG GCTGAAGATAAGAAATCTGAAACAAAATTTGGATCGAACGTTAGACTCACTTCAGATCACCTAAG cTATCTAGCTGATGCCATCTACAGGAAGCCAGTTATCATACACAGTTATCCACAAGACGCCAAGCCATTCTACGTTCGCGTTAATGATGATAAAACTGTAGCTGCATTTGATCTTGTTGTCCCAAAG GTGGGAACAATAATTTCTGGTGGCCAAAATGAGGAGCGTCTTACAGTGATAAGCTCAAG GGTTTCTATGTTGAATTTGCCACGAGAGAAGTATGAATGGTACTTGGATCTTCGTCGAAATGGAACGGTCAAGCACTCGGGGTTCACTCTAAGGTTTGACCTTATGGTCCTTTTTATAACCGGCCTTAGCAATGTTAGGGATGTGATCCCTTTTCCAAGAAGCTATGACAAGGCCAACAACTAA
- the LOC101508285 gene encoding uncharacterized protein, with the protein MRNIKLAKQVLLVVALTLAAAELIQGIRIEELVSQKSSQSYTEQSLKGSNAAWTMRNSRRLMIGSTTPTCTYNECTGCKYKCRAEQVPVEGNDPVNSPYHYRCVCHRG; encoded by the exons ATGAGAAACATTAAACTAGCCAAACAAGTTTTGTTAGTTGTGGCCTTAACCCTTGCTGCTGCTGAATTAATACAAG GTATTAGAATAGAAGAATTGGTGTCTCAGAAGTCCTCTCAATCCTACACAGAACAAAGTTTAAAG GGTAGCAATGCTGCATGGACAATGAGGAATTCTAGAAGATTGATGATTGGATCTACAACACCAACATGCACTTACAATGAATGTACAGGATGTAAGTACAAGTGCAGAGCAGAACAGGTTCCTGTAGAGGGAAATGATCCAGTCAATAGTCCATACCACTATAGATGTGTTTGTCACAGAGGATAG
- the LOC101507973 gene encoding uncharacterized protein isoform X1 — MKKNDRECNNNHEEKKKRMIMMKNKKRNISRLGGSGLSLDVFANAKSNNSRYNPALIKKQKEFNKNAKHVQKFKKLLKQQNQQNEPSVAQRHIESLNETEGDKDNNERRKRKKDSAFSLEELYKKTHEEKEKERMEREAIFKEKKEQREKAEARRKGIREKMLKKTRKGQPVMKYRIEHLLETIQGSTKNAAGNNS, encoded by the exons ATGAAGAAAAACGATCGTGAATGCAATAATAATCACGAAGAGAAGAAGAAACgaatgataatgatgaagaATAAGAAGAGGAACATTTCGAGGTTAGGTGGAAGTGGCCTTTCGCTTGATGTTTTCGCTAATGCCAAATCTAACAACAGTCGATACAATCCTGCTCTTATAA AGAAGCAAAAAGAGTTCAACAAGAATGCTAAGCATGTGCAGAAGTTTAAGAAGTTGCTAAAGCAGCAAAACCAGCAGAATGAACCCTCTGTGGCCCAGAGACATATTGAG AGTTTGAATGAAACTGAAGGGGACAAGGACAATAATGAGAGGAGGAAGAGGAAGAAGGACAGTGCTTTTAGTTTGGAAGAATTATACAAGAAGACAcatgaagaaaaagagaaagaacgAATGGAGAGAGAAGCAATTTTCAAGGAGAAGAAGGAACAGAGAGAAAAAGCCGAAGCTCGCAGAAAAGGTATACGCGAAAAAATGCTTAAGAAGACACGAAAAGGACAGCCTGTTATGAAATACAGAATTGAACATCTTTTGGAGACTATTCAAGGCTCAACTAAAAATGCAGCTGGCAACAATTCCTGA
- the LOC101507973 gene encoding uncharacterized protein isoform X2, which translates to MNVSFSSFLSEKQKEFNKNAKHVQKFKKLLKQQNQQNEPSVAQRHIESLNETEGDKDNNERRKRKKDSAFSLEELYKKTHEEKEKERMEREAIFKEKKEQREKAEARRKGIREKMLKKTRKGQPVMKYRIEHLLETIQGSTKNAAGNNS; encoded by the exons ATGaatgtttctttttcttcttttttgtcaGAGAAGCAAAAAGAGTTCAACAAGAATGCTAAGCATGTGCAGAAGTTTAAGAAGTTGCTAAAGCAGCAAAACCAGCAGAATGAACCCTCTGTGGCCCAGAGACATATTGAG AGTTTGAATGAAACTGAAGGGGACAAGGACAATAATGAGAGGAGGAAGAGGAAGAAGGACAGTGCTTTTAGTTTGGAAGAATTATACAAGAAGACAcatgaagaaaaagagaaagaacgAATGGAGAGAGAAGCAATTTTCAAGGAGAAGAAGGAACAGAGAGAAAAAGCCGAAGCTCGCAGAAAAGGTATACGCGAAAAAATGCTTAAGAAGACACGAAAAGGACAGCCTGTTATGAAATACAGAATTGAACATCTTTTGGAGACTATTCAAGGCTCAACTAAAAATGCAGCTGGCAACAATTCCTGA